From the Verrucomicrobiia bacterium genome, one window contains:
- a CDS encoding type II secretion system protein, which translates to MAGIHRTSASRIPRPPGGTGEHIRTNRPSKECPRTATKQGIKRLAERHCGAYTRIVTPEKRFGPHGVHAAPSRCGAFTLIELLVVVAIIAILAGMLLPGLARARERSKRIACLSNLKGQALSFTMYADDFRGIYPTADQETAWRLDALYVMSSNQAAALMSYGLNGGRMRTSESDFSTD; encoded by the coding sequence ATGGCAGGAATCCATCGGACTTCGGCCTCACGGATCCCGCGACCCCCCGGTGGGACGGGTGAACACATCAGGACGAACAGGCCCTCAAAAGAATGTCCACGAACTGCGACAAAACAAGGCATCAAGCGGCTTGCTGAACGCCATTGCGGGGCGTACACCCGCATCGTGACTCCGGAGAAACGGTTTGGCCCCCACGGTGTCCACGCCGCCCCATCCCGGTGCGGCGCCTTCACGCTGATTGAACTGCTGGTGGTGGTCGCCATCATCGCCATCCTTGCCGGAATGCTCCTGCCCGGACTCGCCCGGGCCAGGGAACGATCCAAACGCATCGCCTGCCTCTCCAACCTCAAGGGGCAGGCCCTGTCGTTCACGATGTACGCCGACGATTTCCGCGGCATCTACCCCACTGCCGACCAGGAGACGGCGTGGAGGCTCGATGCGCTCTACGTCATGAGCAGCAATCAAGCCGCGGCCCTGATGAGCTACGGGCTGAACGGCGGACGGATGCGAACTTCAGAGTCGGACTTCAGCACGGACAT